A single genomic interval of Eurosta solidaginis isolate ZX-2024a chromosome 3, ASM4086904v1, whole genome shotgun sequence harbors:
- the LOC137243475 gene encoding uncharacterized protein — MLRCIRFGEVLLDETFRTFLICNQCRTEFVEIPEFRVHLATSSCGQRLFNDDVVALKFGAAQVTRAGKDKTYLLYNPVDVQIATTEPVTTTNTDGGDDAYLDLMKIEEELLDPRWYTDIGNAEVESPQQTSSIQTSVHNNKTLEYKELVEAVGPYVQFKESVPKAKQNIVRRLSNKVNRPAVAVPTTTVAHPPPHSTGAMTKTSVLPAKRDTSTDKSSTRLLNPAVKRKLDLSPKQVHFKDKVSVKYLINEDCTNAVYNKRTRSLGNENNEKASMGDSSILKRRKTITIPTDAVNIQPDFQGQFVRATSELRKAPVEKVGTNAAAVTKRAITEANSKSAKTNSLLSSAGNCNTKPVSNNATVLKPASQANPKILVPNTKITQKQINGTKSQNNNNASLLVKNPITSSRANMNCTKSEIPLQSMKPTSTAMKAPTLVKQTIAPTMTRPQQRSITTATKPPIVQTSFAASTQKIPHALAPLCSNIVSNPAALVASGSAPKDVQQQTNDILNKLQTRGLQVKRTQPPMPPPTKLVIAAGQQHNKTMELLQKLQSKGMKVKILNGKETTQPTGATTTHTHVSINLPITGVNTKIMSNVDNVRNGAIAPGTQNQTILNNKLIIKKVQ, encoded by the exons ATGCTGCGCTGCATTCGTTTTGGTGAAGTGTTATTGGATGAAACTTTTAGGACGTTCCTTATTTGCAATCAATGTCGGACGGAATTTGTGGAAATACCAGAATTTCGAGTACATCTTGCTACCAGCTCTTGTGGACAGCGGCTCTTTAACGACGATGTGGTCGCATTGAAATTTGGTGCGGCACAGGTAACAAGAGCCGGCAAAGATAAAACA TATTTGTTGTATAATCCAGTAGATGTGCAAATAGCCACAACGGAACCAGTGACAACAACAAATACGGATGGTGGCGACGATGCCTACCTGGACTTGATGAAAATTGAAGAGGAATTGCTTGATCCACGTTGGTACACCGATATTGGAAATGCCGAAGTTGAAAGTCCCCAGCAGACATCATCGATACAAACGTCAGTACATAATAATAAAACTTTAGAGTATAAAGAACTCGTAGAGGCTGTGGGACCTTATGTACAATTCAAAGAGAGTGTACcgaaagcaaagcaaaatattgTGAGACGACTTTCAAATAAAGTCAATAGACCTGCTGTGGCTGTCCCTACCACAACCGTTGCTCACCCACCACCTCATTCTACTGGTGCTATGACCAAAACCTCGGTGTTACCAGCGAAACGTGACACCAGCACCGATAAATCATCAACGCGTTTATTAAATCCAGCGGTAAAGCGTAAATTAGATTTATCACCAAAGCAGGTGCACTTCAAAGACAAGGTTAGCgtcaaatatttaataaatgaAGATTGTACAAATGCAGTATATAATAAGCGCACTAGATCACTGGGTAACGAAAATAATGAAAAGGCATCTATGGGCGATAGCTCAATTCTTAAACGccgcaaaacaataacaataccaACGGACGCTGTTAATATTCAGCCAGATTTCCAAGGGCAATTCGTCAGGGCCACCTCAGAATTACGGAAGGCACCCGTGGAAAAAGTGGGCACAAATGCCGCAGCGGTAACAAAGCGAGCCATCACAGAGGCCAACTCAAAATCTGCGAAGACCAATAGCTTGCTCTCCTCTGCCGGTAATTGCAATACAAAACCGGTTTCCAACAATGCAACTGTATTGAAGCCTGCTTCACAAGCAAACCCTAAAATCTTAGtgccaaatacaaaaataacacaaaaacaaattaaTGGCACTAAAAGTCAAAATAACAATAATGCATCTTTGCTTGTTAAAAACCCCATCACATCCTCTAGAGCAAACATGAATTGTACGAAAAGTGAAATACCGTTGCAATCTATGAAGCCTACATCAACAGCAATGAAAGCGCCTACTTTAGTCAAACAGACAATCGCACCAACCATGACAAGACCACAGCAGCGCTCTATCACAACAGCAACCAAACCGCCGATAGTACAAACTAGTTTTGCGGCCAGTACTCAAAAAATACCGCACGCGTTGGCGCCATTATGCAGTAATATAGTTAGTAATCCTGCAGCCTTAGTTGCTTCAGGATCGGCGCCTAAAGATGTGCAACAGCAAACTAATGATATACTGAACAAATTGCAAACGCGTGGCTTGCAAGTGAAGCGCACACAGCCACCAATGCCACCACCGACTAAGCTCGTAATTGCTGCAGGCCAACAACATAACAAGACCATGGAACTATTACAAAAATTACAATCCAAAGGCATGAAAGTGAAAATACTCAACGGTAAGGAGACAACGCAACCAACTGGCGCAACAACGACGCATACACATGTCAGTATTAATTTGCCAATTACGGGAGTAAACACAAAAATAATGAGCAATGTAGATAATGTGAGAAATGGGGCAATAGCCCCTGGAACACAAAATCAAACGATTTTAAATAATAAGTTGATTATTAAGAAAGTCCAATAG